One window of Ziziphus jujuba cultivar Dongzao chromosome 5, ASM3175591v1 genomic DNA carries:
- the LOC107419843 gene encoding ubiquitin-like domain-containing protein CIP73 isoform X1, with protein MADQHSGEGSSTSNMESSDATVQIKIKTLDSQIYNFEVDKNMPVSLFKEKIENETGVPVGRQRLIFRGKVLKDNDLLSDYRVENGHTLHLVARQPAESQASSGTSPGETNGPNASQVNEASTGAPRNRVGQISHSVVLGTFNVGDQTEAIVPDLTRVIGAVLNSIGVGGQNLSNVTGINPSTTTSSNPGQFPQGNETEGMHGNAGGQSQAGNQASSGQVFSSQQFQTLHQAGQVPLAASAIPIPSLNVPIPDSLNTLSEFMNRMEQNLAQNGYQTNLSSNNTGDQPRMDLPSNTQGLHTPEALSIVLRHAERLLSRHAVAALSHIAGRLEQEGGSSDLTLRGQIQSESVQVGFAMQHLGALLLELGRTILTLRMGQTPAESVVNAGPAVYISPSGPNPIMVQPFPLQTNPLFGGSVPTSNPLTSGPVGVGSAPRSVNIHIHTGASLPPIVSAVGARGSNGEGMLAERRNGAGSNDLGASRMLPVRNIIAAAVPSHPSGVPISSAAQPGPGIAVTQPPSDSVSLSSVLSEVNSQIRNLVGNMQGAHAVQSGQAESNVRSSSVGSGSSSSENEHPSTMAVNGGGESGVSLHACTPQIEGHEDSGSSSGSKDDSSCSVKGPWICSSGQTVKSEDVKVNAQGSSGNAKAVPLGLGLGSLERKKGKQLKPLAKNGDSGTTSSSINQDQQATRTQQLLQSLAARSSVVNRMTSNNPSTEQQSSTVGQVRDGSSGSQGSVGQADMANVMSQVLNSPALSGLLTGVSEQTGVGSPNVLRNMLQQFTQNPQMSNAMNQIAQQIDSQDVENMFAGLGGHGGGIDFSRMFQQMMPIVSRALVSGSTAPQSLSAMEPQPEPQYNQQNLSRDEHDEQNFQVDLQQVAQRIGHLDSPEDAFRALVENSFWSCGGSSGPQEFVDDLCSEEDLASEYVELLQQDIQRRLQDDSGQDRS; from the exons ATGGCAGATCAGCACTCAGGTGAAGGCTCAAGTACTAGCAATATGGAAAGTTCTGATGCAACTGTTCAGATCAAAATTAAGACCCTAGATTCTCAGATTTACAATTTTGAGGTGGACAAAAAT ATGCCTGTCTCCTTGTTTAAggagaaaatagaaaatgaaactGGTGTCCCAGTTGGTCGGCAACGGCTGATATTCAGGGGAAAGGTCTTAAAGGATAATGATCTTCTTTCTGATTATC GTGTGGAAAATGGACATACACTGCATTTAGTTGCAAGGCAACCAGCAGAATCACAAGCTTCATCCGGTACAAGCCCTGGTGAGACTAATGGACCTAATGCCAGTCAAG TCAATGAAGCTAGCACAGGTGCCCCACGTAATCGTGTTGGTCAAATATCTCATAGTGTAGTTCTTGGGACATTTAATGTTGGGGATCAAACTGAAGCCATTGTTCCTGATCTTACTCGG GTTATAGGGGCAGTCCTGAATTCAATTGGAGTTGGCGGCCAGAATTTGAGTAATGTTACTGGCATCAATCCATCTACTACTACT TCGAGTAATCCTGGTCAGTTTCCCCAAGGAAATGAAACAGAAGGAATGCATGGTAATGCTGGTGGTCAGAGCCAAGCGGGAAATCAAGCATCGTCTGGGCAAGTTTTTTCCAGTCAACAATTTCAAACTCTGCATCAAGCCGGGCAAGTGCCTCTTGCTGCTTCAGCCATTCCCATTCCTTCTCTAAATGTG CCAATTCCAGACTCCCTGAACACTCTTTCTGAGTTTATGAACCGCATGGAGCAAAACCTGGCACAAAACG GTTACCAGACAAATTTATCTTCAAACAATACGGGTGACCAGCCAAGGATGGACTTACCTTCCAATACACAGGGTCTGCATACTCCTGAAGCTTTGAGCATTGTTCTACGTCATGCAGAACGCCTGCTCAGCAGACATGCTGTTGCTGCACTTTCT CATATTGCAGGACGCTTAGAGCAAGAAGGAGGATCTTCTGATCTCACTTTAAGGGGGCAAATTCAGTCAGAATCTGTGCAAGTAGGATTCGCAATGCAACATTTAGGTGCTCTTCTTCTTGAGCTTGGCCGTACAATACTGACACTGCGGATGGGGCAGACTCCT GCAGAATCTGTTGTGAATGCTGGGCCTGCAGTCTATATTTCTCCATCAGGGCCTAATCCTATAATGGTTCAG CCTTTTCCCCTCCAGACCAACCCTCTCTTTGGGGGTTCTGTTCCTACATCCAATCCCTTGACCTCTGGTCCAGTTGGTGTTGGAAGTGCCCCAAGGAGTGTAAACATTCACATACATACTG GTGCCTCACTTCCACCAATTGTTTCAGCAGTTGGTGCCAGGGGAAGTAATGGAGAGGGGATGCTGGCAGAACGCCGTAATGGAGCTGGTTCCAATGATTTGGGTGCATCGCGGATGCTTCCTGTAAGGAATATAATTGCTGCTGCTGTACCATCACACCCTAGTGGTGTTCCAATTTCCAGTGCAGCACAACCTGGTCCAGGAATTGCTGTTACACAGCCACCTTCTGACTCTGTTTCTCTGTCCTCAGTTTTATCTGAAGTTAATTCGCAAATTAGAAATTTAGTTGGTAACATGCAAGGAGCTCATGCGGTTCAATCAG GTCAGGCAGAATCTAATGTTCGGAGTTCATCTGTTGGCTCTGGTAGCAGCAGTTCAGAGAATGAACATCCTAGTACCATGGCAGTCAATGGAGGTGGAGAATCTGGTGTGTCATTACATGCATGCACTCCTCAAATTGAAGGGCATGAG GATAGTGGAAGCTCTTCCGGTTCAAAAGATGATTCATCATGCTCGGTCAAAGGTCCTTGGATTTGTTCAAGTGGACAAACTGTGAAGTCTGAAGATGTCAAAGTAAATGCTCAAGGATCCAGTGGAAATGCCAAAGCCGTTCCACTTGGCTTAGGACTTGGAAGTTTGGAGCGAAAG AAGGGCAAGCAACTCAAACCACTGGCAAAAAATGGTGACAGTGGAACCACTAGCAGTTCCATCAATCAAGATCAGCAAGCAACGAGAACCCAACAGCTTTTACAGTCTCTTGCTGCTCGAAGCTCTGTTGTGAATAGGATGACTTCAAATAATCCATCCACCGAACAACAATCCTCTACAGTTGGCCAGGTCAGAGATGGATCATCAGGCAGTCAAGGTTCTGTTGGCCAAGCTGATATGGCAAATGTTATGTCTCAGGTTTTGAATAGTCCTGCTCTCAGTGGATTGTTGACTGGTGTATCTGAGCAAACTGGGGTGGGTTCTCCAAATGTGTTGAGGAACATGTTGCAACAGTTCACACAGAATCCACAAATGAGTAATGCAATGAATCAAATTGCACAACAGATCGACAGCCAGGATGTTGAAAACATGTTTGCCGGGTTGGGAGGTCATGGCGGTGGGATTGATTTTTCGAGGATGTTCCAACAGATGATGCCTATTGTGTCCCGTGCTCTTGTGTCTGGGTCAACTGCCCCTCAATCACTCTCTGCTATGGAGCCTCAGCCAGAGCCACAGTACAATCAACAGAACCTGAGCAGAGATGAGCACGACGAACAAAATTTTCAG GTTGACCTTCAACAAGTGGCTCAGAGGATTGGGCACCTGGATTCTCCTGAAGATGCTTTTCGTGCTCTTGTTGAAAATTCATTTTGGTCATGTGGTGGAAGCAGTGGTCCTCAAGAATTTGTGGATGACTTATGCAGCGAGGAGGATCTTGCTAGT GAATATGTGGAGTTGTTACAGCAAGACATACAACGGCGGCTTCAGGATGATTCCGGGCAGGACAGGTCTTAG
- the LOC107419843 gene encoding ubiquitin-like domain-containing protein CIP73 isoform X3: MADQHSGEGSSTSNMESSDATVQIKIKTLDSQIYNFEVDKNMPVSLFKEKIENETGVPVGRQRLIFRGKVLKDNDLLSDYRVENGHTLHLVARQPAESQASSGTSPGETNGPNASQVNEASTGAPRNRVGQISHSVVLGTFNVGDQTEAIVPDLTRVIGAVLNSIGVGGQNLSNVTGINPSTTTSSNPGQFPQGNETEGMHGNAGGQSQAGNQASSGQVFSSQQFQTLHQAGQVPLAASAIPIPSLNVPIPDSLNTLSEFMNRMEQNLAQNGYQTNLSSNNTGDQPRMDLPSNTQGLHTPEALSIVLRHAERLLSRHAVAALSHIAGRLEQEGGSSDLTLRGQIQSESVQVGFAMQHLGALLLELGRTILTLRMGQTPAESVVNAGPAVYISPSGPNPIMVQPFPLQTNPLFGGSVPTSNPLTSGPVGVGSAPRSVNIHIHTVGARGSNGEGMLAERRNGAGSNDLGASRMLPVRNIIAAAVPSHPSGVPISSAAQPGPGIAVTQPPSDSVSLSSVLSEVNSQIRNLVGNMQGAHAVQSGQAESNVRSSSVGSGSSSSENEHPSTMAVNGGGESGVSLHACTPQIEGHEDSGSSSGSKDDSSCSVKGPWICSSGQTVKSEDVKVNAQGSSGNAKAVPLGLGLGSLERKKGKQLKPLAKNGDSGTTSSSINQDQQATRTQQLLQSLAARSSVVNRMTSNNPSTEQQSSTVGQVRDGSSGSQGSVGQADMANVMSQVLNSPALSGLLTGVSEQTGVGSPNVLRNMLQQFTQNPQMSNAMNQIAQQIDSQDVENMFAGLGGHGGGIDFSRMFQQMMPIVSRALVSGSTAPQSLSAMEPQPEPQYNQQNLSRDEHDEQNFQVDLQQVAQRIGHLDSPEDAFRALVENSFWSCGGSSGPQEFVDDLCSEEDLASEYVELLQQDIQRRLQDDSGQDRS, encoded by the exons ATGGCAGATCAGCACTCAGGTGAAGGCTCAAGTACTAGCAATATGGAAAGTTCTGATGCAACTGTTCAGATCAAAATTAAGACCCTAGATTCTCAGATTTACAATTTTGAGGTGGACAAAAAT ATGCCTGTCTCCTTGTTTAAggagaaaatagaaaatgaaactGGTGTCCCAGTTGGTCGGCAACGGCTGATATTCAGGGGAAAGGTCTTAAAGGATAATGATCTTCTTTCTGATTATC GTGTGGAAAATGGACATACACTGCATTTAGTTGCAAGGCAACCAGCAGAATCACAAGCTTCATCCGGTACAAGCCCTGGTGAGACTAATGGACCTAATGCCAGTCAAG TCAATGAAGCTAGCACAGGTGCCCCACGTAATCGTGTTGGTCAAATATCTCATAGTGTAGTTCTTGGGACATTTAATGTTGGGGATCAAACTGAAGCCATTGTTCCTGATCTTACTCGG GTTATAGGGGCAGTCCTGAATTCAATTGGAGTTGGCGGCCAGAATTTGAGTAATGTTACTGGCATCAATCCATCTACTACTACT TCGAGTAATCCTGGTCAGTTTCCCCAAGGAAATGAAACAGAAGGAATGCATGGTAATGCTGGTGGTCAGAGCCAAGCGGGAAATCAAGCATCGTCTGGGCAAGTTTTTTCCAGTCAACAATTTCAAACTCTGCATCAAGCCGGGCAAGTGCCTCTTGCTGCTTCAGCCATTCCCATTCCTTCTCTAAATGTG CCAATTCCAGACTCCCTGAACACTCTTTCTGAGTTTATGAACCGCATGGAGCAAAACCTGGCACAAAACG GTTACCAGACAAATTTATCTTCAAACAATACGGGTGACCAGCCAAGGATGGACTTACCTTCCAATACACAGGGTCTGCATACTCCTGAAGCTTTGAGCATTGTTCTACGTCATGCAGAACGCCTGCTCAGCAGACATGCTGTTGCTGCACTTTCT CATATTGCAGGACGCTTAGAGCAAGAAGGAGGATCTTCTGATCTCACTTTAAGGGGGCAAATTCAGTCAGAATCTGTGCAAGTAGGATTCGCAATGCAACATTTAGGTGCTCTTCTTCTTGAGCTTGGCCGTACAATACTGACACTGCGGATGGGGCAGACTCCT GCAGAATCTGTTGTGAATGCTGGGCCTGCAGTCTATATTTCTCCATCAGGGCCTAATCCTATAATGGTTCAG CCTTTTCCCCTCCAGACCAACCCTCTCTTTGGGGGTTCTGTTCCTACATCCAATCCCTTGACCTCTGGTCCAGTTGGTGTTGGAAGTGCCCCAAGGAGTGTAAACATTCACATACATACTG TTGGTGCCAGGGGAAGTAATGGAGAGGGGATGCTGGCAGAACGCCGTAATGGAGCTGGTTCCAATGATTTGGGTGCATCGCGGATGCTTCCTGTAAGGAATATAATTGCTGCTGCTGTACCATCACACCCTAGTGGTGTTCCAATTTCCAGTGCAGCACAACCTGGTCCAGGAATTGCTGTTACACAGCCACCTTCTGACTCTGTTTCTCTGTCCTCAGTTTTATCTGAAGTTAATTCGCAAATTAGAAATTTAGTTGGTAACATGCAAGGAGCTCATGCGGTTCAATCAG GTCAGGCAGAATCTAATGTTCGGAGTTCATCTGTTGGCTCTGGTAGCAGCAGTTCAGAGAATGAACATCCTAGTACCATGGCAGTCAATGGAGGTGGAGAATCTGGTGTGTCATTACATGCATGCACTCCTCAAATTGAAGGGCATGAG GATAGTGGAAGCTCTTCCGGTTCAAAAGATGATTCATCATGCTCGGTCAAAGGTCCTTGGATTTGTTCAAGTGGACAAACTGTGAAGTCTGAAGATGTCAAAGTAAATGCTCAAGGATCCAGTGGAAATGCCAAAGCCGTTCCACTTGGCTTAGGACTTGGAAGTTTGGAGCGAAAG AAGGGCAAGCAACTCAAACCACTGGCAAAAAATGGTGACAGTGGAACCACTAGCAGTTCCATCAATCAAGATCAGCAAGCAACGAGAACCCAACAGCTTTTACAGTCTCTTGCTGCTCGAAGCTCTGTTGTGAATAGGATGACTTCAAATAATCCATCCACCGAACAACAATCCTCTACAGTTGGCCAGGTCAGAGATGGATCATCAGGCAGTCAAGGTTCTGTTGGCCAAGCTGATATGGCAAATGTTATGTCTCAGGTTTTGAATAGTCCTGCTCTCAGTGGATTGTTGACTGGTGTATCTGAGCAAACTGGGGTGGGTTCTCCAAATGTGTTGAGGAACATGTTGCAACAGTTCACACAGAATCCACAAATGAGTAATGCAATGAATCAAATTGCACAACAGATCGACAGCCAGGATGTTGAAAACATGTTTGCCGGGTTGGGAGGTCATGGCGGTGGGATTGATTTTTCGAGGATGTTCCAACAGATGATGCCTATTGTGTCCCGTGCTCTTGTGTCTGGGTCAACTGCCCCTCAATCACTCTCTGCTATGGAGCCTCAGCCAGAGCCACAGTACAATCAACAGAACCTGAGCAGAGATGAGCACGACGAACAAAATTTTCAG GTTGACCTTCAACAAGTGGCTCAGAGGATTGGGCACCTGGATTCTCCTGAAGATGCTTTTCGTGCTCTTGTTGAAAATTCATTTTGGTCATGTGGTGGAAGCAGTGGTCCTCAAGAATTTGTGGATGACTTATGCAGCGAGGAGGATCTTGCTAGT GAATATGTGGAGTTGTTACAGCAAGACATACAACGGCGGCTTCAGGATGATTCCGGGCAGGACAGGTCTTAG
- the LOC107419843 gene encoding ubiquitin-like domain-containing protein CIP73 isoform X2 produces the protein MADQHSGEGSSTSNMESSDATVQIKIKTLDSQIYNFEVDKNMPVSLFKEKIENETGVPVGRQRLIFRGKVLKDNDLLSDYRVENGHTLHLVARQPAESQASSGTSPGETNGPNASQVNEASTGAPRNRVGQISHSVVLGTFNVGDQTEAIVPDLTRVIGAVLNSIGVGGQNLSNVTGINPSTTTSSNPGQFPQGNETEGMHGNAGGQSQAGNQASSGQVFSSQQFQTLHQAGQVPLAASAIPIPSLNVPIPDSLNTLSEFMNRMEQNLAQNGYQTNLSSNNTGDQPRMDLPSNTQGLHTPEALSIVLRHAERLLSRHAVAALSHIAGRLEQEGGSSDLTLRGQIQSESVQVGFAMQHLGALLLELGRTILTLRMGQTPAESVVNAGPAVYISPSGPNPIMVQPFPLQTNPLFGGSVPTSNPLTSGPVGVGSAPRSVNIHIHTGASLPPIVSAVGARGSNGEGMLAERRNGAGSNDLGASRMLPVRNIIAAAVPSHPSGVPISSAAQPGPGIAVTQPPSDSVSLSSVLSEVNSQIRNLVGNMQGAHAVQSGQAESNVRSSSVGSGSSSSENEHPSTMAVNGGGESGVSLHACTPQIEGHEDSGSSSGSKDDSSCSVKGPWICSSGQTVKSEDVKVNAQGSSGNAKAVPLGLGLGSLERKGKQLKPLAKNGDSGTTSSSINQDQQATRTQQLLQSLAARSSVVNRMTSNNPSTEQQSSTVGQVRDGSSGSQGSVGQADMANVMSQVLNSPALSGLLTGVSEQTGVGSPNVLRNMLQQFTQNPQMSNAMNQIAQQIDSQDVENMFAGLGGHGGGIDFSRMFQQMMPIVSRALVSGSTAPQSLSAMEPQPEPQYNQQNLSRDEHDEQNFQVDLQQVAQRIGHLDSPEDAFRALVENSFWSCGGSSGPQEFVDDLCSEEDLASEYVELLQQDIQRRLQDDSGQDRS, from the exons ATGGCAGATCAGCACTCAGGTGAAGGCTCAAGTACTAGCAATATGGAAAGTTCTGATGCAACTGTTCAGATCAAAATTAAGACCCTAGATTCTCAGATTTACAATTTTGAGGTGGACAAAAAT ATGCCTGTCTCCTTGTTTAAggagaaaatagaaaatgaaactGGTGTCCCAGTTGGTCGGCAACGGCTGATATTCAGGGGAAAGGTCTTAAAGGATAATGATCTTCTTTCTGATTATC GTGTGGAAAATGGACATACACTGCATTTAGTTGCAAGGCAACCAGCAGAATCACAAGCTTCATCCGGTACAAGCCCTGGTGAGACTAATGGACCTAATGCCAGTCAAG TCAATGAAGCTAGCACAGGTGCCCCACGTAATCGTGTTGGTCAAATATCTCATAGTGTAGTTCTTGGGACATTTAATGTTGGGGATCAAACTGAAGCCATTGTTCCTGATCTTACTCGG GTTATAGGGGCAGTCCTGAATTCAATTGGAGTTGGCGGCCAGAATTTGAGTAATGTTACTGGCATCAATCCATCTACTACTACT TCGAGTAATCCTGGTCAGTTTCCCCAAGGAAATGAAACAGAAGGAATGCATGGTAATGCTGGTGGTCAGAGCCAAGCGGGAAATCAAGCATCGTCTGGGCAAGTTTTTTCCAGTCAACAATTTCAAACTCTGCATCAAGCCGGGCAAGTGCCTCTTGCTGCTTCAGCCATTCCCATTCCTTCTCTAAATGTG CCAATTCCAGACTCCCTGAACACTCTTTCTGAGTTTATGAACCGCATGGAGCAAAACCTGGCACAAAACG GTTACCAGACAAATTTATCTTCAAACAATACGGGTGACCAGCCAAGGATGGACTTACCTTCCAATACACAGGGTCTGCATACTCCTGAAGCTTTGAGCATTGTTCTACGTCATGCAGAACGCCTGCTCAGCAGACATGCTGTTGCTGCACTTTCT CATATTGCAGGACGCTTAGAGCAAGAAGGAGGATCTTCTGATCTCACTTTAAGGGGGCAAATTCAGTCAGAATCTGTGCAAGTAGGATTCGCAATGCAACATTTAGGTGCTCTTCTTCTTGAGCTTGGCCGTACAATACTGACACTGCGGATGGGGCAGACTCCT GCAGAATCTGTTGTGAATGCTGGGCCTGCAGTCTATATTTCTCCATCAGGGCCTAATCCTATAATGGTTCAG CCTTTTCCCCTCCAGACCAACCCTCTCTTTGGGGGTTCTGTTCCTACATCCAATCCCTTGACCTCTGGTCCAGTTGGTGTTGGAAGTGCCCCAAGGAGTGTAAACATTCACATACATACTG GTGCCTCACTTCCACCAATTGTTTCAGCAGTTGGTGCCAGGGGAAGTAATGGAGAGGGGATGCTGGCAGAACGCCGTAATGGAGCTGGTTCCAATGATTTGGGTGCATCGCGGATGCTTCCTGTAAGGAATATAATTGCTGCTGCTGTACCATCACACCCTAGTGGTGTTCCAATTTCCAGTGCAGCACAACCTGGTCCAGGAATTGCTGTTACACAGCCACCTTCTGACTCTGTTTCTCTGTCCTCAGTTTTATCTGAAGTTAATTCGCAAATTAGAAATTTAGTTGGTAACATGCAAGGAGCTCATGCGGTTCAATCAG GTCAGGCAGAATCTAATGTTCGGAGTTCATCTGTTGGCTCTGGTAGCAGCAGTTCAGAGAATGAACATCCTAGTACCATGGCAGTCAATGGAGGTGGAGAATCTGGTGTGTCATTACATGCATGCACTCCTCAAATTGAAGGGCATGAG GATAGTGGAAGCTCTTCCGGTTCAAAAGATGATTCATCATGCTCGGTCAAAGGTCCTTGGATTTGTTCAAGTGGACAAACTGTGAAGTCTGAAGATGTCAAAGTAAATGCTCAAGGATCCAGTGGAAATGCCAAAGCCGTTCCACTTGGCTTAGGACTTGGAAGTTTGGAGCGAAAG GGCAAGCAACTCAAACCACTGGCAAAAAATGGTGACAGTGGAACCACTAGCAGTTCCATCAATCAAGATCAGCAAGCAACGAGAACCCAACAGCTTTTACAGTCTCTTGCTGCTCGAAGCTCTGTTGTGAATAGGATGACTTCAAATAATCCATCCACCGAACAACAATCCTCTACAGTTGGCCAGGTCAGAGATGGATCATCAGGCAGTCAAGGTTCTGTTGGCCAAGCTGATATGGCAAATGTTATGTCTCAGGTTTTGAATAGTCCTGCTCTCAGTGGATTGTTGACTGGTGTATCTGAGCAAACTGGGGTGGGTTCTCCAAATGTGTTGAGGAACATGTTGCAACAGTTCACACAGAATCCACAAATGAGTAATGCAATGAATCAAATTGCACAACAGATCGACAGCCAGGATGTTGAAAACATGTTTGCCGGGTTGGGAGGTCATGGCGGTGGGATTGATTTTTCGAGGATGTTCCAACAGATGATGCCTATTGTGTCCCGTGCTCTTGTGTCTGGGTCAACTGCCCCTCAATCACTCTCTGCTATGGAGCCTCAGCCAGAGCCACAGTACAATCAACAGAACCTGAGCAGAGATGAGCACGACGAACAAAATTTTCAG GTTGACCTTCAACAAGTGGCTCAGAGGATTGGGCACCTGGATTCTCCTGAAGATGCTTTTCGTGCTCTTGTTGAAAATTCATTTTGGTCATGTGGTGGAAGCAGTGGTCCTCAAGAATTTGTGGATGACTTATGCAGCGAGGAGGATCTTGCTAGT GAATATGTGGAGTTGTTACAGCAAGACATACAACGGCGGCTTCAGGATGATTCCGGGCAGGACAGGTCTTAG